In one window of Nocardia brasiliensis DNA:
- a CDS encoding MCE family protein translates to MNRVQLWRSTEKLRVRLLGIAFFVVVALFLATTVAIYNKQFVKTVDVDLITDSVGNALTKNADVKVRGITVGEVRSSHSDNGKVTLNLAIQPDKAEQIPSNATARLLPKTLFGERYVDLMIPAERSATHLSNGVTLQQDKSGNAIELSKLLDDLMPLLQAIPPQDLAATLGALSQALSGQGLALGASVDQLDTIFAEVNGVLPDLQDDLRSFATVAATYSDAAPQLVQALDNLRTTNATIVQRRWDIDSLYAVLTPTSSDTADFLVANRDNIIDLAADSRPLLEDLATYSPTFPCAMANFAQLKPRIDKILGKGEAQPGSRVTIELTNNRGKYLPNQDEPRWLDTRGPWCIPEKPLGVDPGQYTTGGPSNDGSYAVPSRNPGEVGAGQMSPPQYGVYPAGHVPTIAGSPMEQQSLGAIYGAAQGVSPDQVPSWVTRAGAPAFRGSEVSVR, encoded by the coding sequence ATGAACCGGGTGCAGCTGTGGCGCTCGACCGAGAAGCTGCGGGTGCGGTTGCTCGGCATCGCCTTTTTCGTGGTGGTCGCGCTGTTCCTGGCGACCACCGTCGCGATCTACAACAAGCAGTTCGTGAAGACCGTCGACGTCGACCTGATCACCGACAGCGTGGGCAACGCGCTGACCAAGAACGCGGACGTGAAGGTCCGCGGCATCACGGTCGGCGAGGTGCGCTCCAGCCATTCCGACAACGGCAAGGTGACCCTGAATCTCGCCATCCAACCGGACAAGGCCGAGCAGATCCCGTCCAACGCCACCGCGCGGCTGCTGCCCAAGACCCTGTTCGGCGAGCGGTACGTGGATCTGATGATCCCTGCCGAGCGCAGCGCGACGCATCTGAGCAACGGTGTGACGCTGCAGCAGGACAAGAGCGGCAACGCGATCGAGTTGAGCAAGCTGCTCGACGATCTGATGCCGCTGCTGCAGGCGATCCCGCCGCAGGATCTCGCGGCAACCCTCGGCGCCCTCTCCCAGGCGCTGTCCGGTCAGGGGCTCGCGCTCGGCGCGAGCGTGGACCAGCTGGACACCATCTTCGCCGAGGTCAACGGGGTATTGCCGGATCTGCAGGACGATCTGCGCAGCTTCGCCACGGTGGCCGCGACCTACTCCGACGCGGCGCCGCAGCTGGTGCAGGCGCTGGACAACCTGCGCACCACCAACGCGACCATCGTGCAGCGCCGCTGGGACATCGACTCGCTGTACGCCGTGCTGACGCCGACCTCGTCGGACACCGCCGACTTCCTGGTGGCCAACCGCGACAACATCATCGACCTCGCCGCCGACTCGCGTCCGCTGCTCGAGGACCTGGCCACCTACTCGCCGACCTTCCCGTGCGCGATGGCCAACTTCGCGCAGCTCAAGCCGCGTATCGACAAGATTCTCGGCAAGGGTGAGGCGCAGCCGGGTTCGCGGGTGACCATCGAGCTGACCAACAACCGCGGCAAGTACCTGCCGAACCAGGACGAGCCGCGGTGGCTGGATACCCGTGGGCCGTGGTGCATTCCGGAGAAGCCGCTCGGCGTCGATCCAGGGCAGTACACCACCGGTGGCCCGAGCAACGACGGCTCCTATGCCGTGCCGAGCCGCAACCCCGGTGAGGTCGGCGCGGGCCAGATGTCGCCGCCGCAGTACGGGGTCTACCCGGCTGGTCACGTGCCGACCATCGCGGGCTCGCCCATGGAGCAGCAGTCGCTGGGCGCGATTTACGGTGCGGCCCAAGGTGTTTCGCCTGATCAGGTGCCGAGCTGGGTGACCAGGGCTGGTGCGCCCGCGTTCCGCGGCAGCGAGGTGAGCGTGCGATGA
- a CDS encoding MCE family protein, producing MDDRVLLGRRSPAFMGVLGLVLVLLVTMSAFFLDRLPIIGAGTKYTAEFSEAAGLKKGNEVRIAGVKVGAVDDVRLDGAKVLVDFRTQNAWIGSETTASIQIKTVLGQKYLALDPKGSATADPSKPIPLSRTVAPYDVVDAFTDAAKNIDQIDTAQLATSMRVLSDAFATTPPEIRGSIDGVARLSETLAKRDEELKKLFAATRQTTQVLADRNAEFERLLSSGGQLLAELNIRQQAIAQLLDGAKTVSAELTALVHDNEEQIGPALKNLRGSIDLLNANQQNISKTLELAAPFYGIYANVLGTGRWFDAVIVNLLPPALPDIPGNRPPIRDMGGN from the coding sequence ATGGACGACCGCGTATTGCTCGGACGCCGCAGCCCCGCCTTCATGGGGGTGCTCGGCCTGGTGCTGGTGCTGCTGGTGACCATGTCGGCCTTCTTCCTGGACCGGCTGCCGATCATCGGCGCTGGTACCAAGTACACCGCCGAGTTCTCCGAGGCGGCGGGCCTGAAGAAGGGCAACGAGGTCCGCATCGCGGGCGTCAAGGTCGGCGCGGTGGACGACGTGCGACTCGACGGCGCGAAGGTGCTCGTCGATTTCCGTACCCAGAACGCCTGGATCGGCAGCGAGACCACCGCCTCGATCCAGATCAAGACGGTGCTCGGGCAGAAGTACCTGGCACTGGACCCGAAGGGTTCCGCCACAGCGGACCCGAGCAAGCCGATTCCGTTGTCGCGCACCGTTGCTCCGTACGACGTGGTGGACGCGTTCACCGACGCCGCGAAGAACATCGACCAGATCGACACCGCGCAGCTGGCCACCAGTATGCGGGTGCTCTCCGACGCGTTCGCGACCACGCCGCCGGAGATCCGCGGCTCGATCGACGGCGTCGCCCGGCTCTCCGAGACGCTGGCCAAGCGCGACGAGGAGCTCAAGAAGCTGTTCGCGGCGACCAGGCAGACCACCCAGGTGCTGGCCGATCGCAACGCGGAATTCGAGCGGCTGCTCAGCTCGGGCGGCCAACTGCTTGCCGAACTCAATATCCGCCAGCAGGCCATCGCCCAGCTGCTCGACGGGGCCAAGACGGTCTCCGCCGAGCTCACCGCCCTGGTGCACGACAACGAGGAGCAGATCGGCCCGGCGCTGAAGAACCTGCGCGGCTCGATCGATCTGCTGAATGCCAACCAGCAGAACATCTCCAAGACCTTGGAGCTCGCGGCGCCGTTCTACGGGATCTATGCCAACGTGCTCGGCACCGGCCGCTGGTTCGACGCGGTGATCGTGAACCTGCTCCCGCCCGCGCTGCCCGACATTCCCGGCAACCGTCCGCCGATCCGCGACATGGGAGGTAACTGA
- a CDS encoding DNA-directed RNA polymerase subunit beta, with translation MLEGRILAVSTQTKAVAGIPGAPLRVSFAKIREPLEVPGLLDLQTDSFAWLIGSPSWREKVAARGDVGLVGGLEEVLEELSPIEDFSGSMSLSFSDPRFEEVKASIDECKDKDMTYAAPLFVTAEFINNNTGEIKSQTVFMGDFPMMTDKGTFIINGTERVVVSQLVRSPGVYFDHSVDKATEKDLHSVRVIPSRGAWLEFDVDKRDTVGVRIDRKRRQPVTVLLKALGWTTEEIVERFGFSEIMMSTLEKDNTAGQDEALLDIYRKLRPGEPPTKESAQTLLENLFFKEKRYDLARVGRYKINKKLGIHLGEQVTGSVLTKEDIVSTIEYLVRLHAGDRVMTAPGGEEVPVEIDDIDHFGNRRLRTVGELIQNQIRVGLSRMERVVRERMTTQDVEAITPQTLINIRPVVAAIKEFFGTSQLSQFMDQNNPLSGLTHKRRLSALGPGGLSRERAGLEVRDVHTSHYGRMCPIETPEGPNIGLIGSLSVYARVNPFGFIETPYRKVVDGKVTDEVKYLTADEEDRHVRAQANSPVDAEGRFIEDRVLCRRGNEENELVPASEVDYMDVSPRQMVSVATAMIPFLEHDDANRALMGANMQRQAVPLIRSEAPVVGTGMELRAAVDAGDVVVNEKSGVVEEVSADYVTVMADDGTRKSYRMRKFARSNQGTCANQRPIVDEGQRVETGQVLADGPCTENGEMALGKNLLVAIMPWEGHNYEDAIILSQRLVEEDVLTSIHIEEHEIDARDTKLGAEEITRDIPNVSDEVLADLDERGIVRIGAEVRDGDILVGKVTPKGETELTPEERLLRAIFGEKAREVRDTSLKVPHGESGKVIGIRVFSREDDDDLPPGVNELVRVYVAQKRKIQDGDKLAGRHGNKGVIGKILPTEDMPFLPDGTPVDIILNTHGVPRRMNIGQILETHLGWIGKAGWNVDVAADGTRPDWAKALPEEMLGAPSNSNIATPVFDGAREEELTGLLASTLPNRDGERMVDDNGKATLLDGRSGEPFPYPVAVGYMYILKLHHLVDDKIHARSTGPYSMITQQPLGGKAQFGGQRFGEMECWAMQAYGAAYTLQELLTIKSDDVVGRVKVYEAIVKGENIPEPGIPESFKVLLKELQSLCLNVEVLSSDGAAIEMRDGDDEDLERAAANLGINLSRNEAATVDDLAN, from the coding sequence GTGCTGGAAGGACGCATCTTGGCAGTCTCCACCCAGACCAAGGCAGTTGCCGGAATCCCCGGAGCCCCGTTGCGGGTGTCTTTCGCGAAGATCCGTGAACCCTTGGAGGTGCCCGGACTTCTCGATCTACAGACGGACTCATTTGCATGGTTGATCGGTTCGCCGTCATGGCGTGAAAAAGTTGCCGCGCGCGGCGACGTCGGGCTAGTCGGGGGACTCGAGGAGGTGCTCGAGGAGCTCTCGCCGATCGAGGACTTCTCCGGCTCGATGTCCCTGTCTTTCTCTGATCCTCGGTTCGAAGAGGTCAAGGCCTCGATCGACGAGTGCAAAGACAAGGACATGACCTACGCGGCGCCGCTGTTCGTCACCGCGGAGTTCATCAACAACAACACCGGTGAGATCAAGAGCCAGACGGTCTTCATGGGTGACTTCCCGATGATGACCGACAAGGGCACGTTCATCATCAACGGCACCGAGCGCGTCGTCGTCTCGCAGCTGGTCCGCTCGCCGGGTGTCTACTTCGACCACTCGGTCGACAAGGCCACCGAGAAGGACCTGCACAGCGTGCGCGTCATTCCGTCGCGTGGCGCGTGGCTGGAGTTCGACGTCGACAAGCGCGACACCGTCGGTGTGCGCATCGACCGCAAGCGTCGTCAGCCCGTCACCGTGCTGCTCAAGGCCCTCGGCTGGACGACGGAAGAGATCGTGGAGCGCTTCGGCTTCTCCGAGATCATGATGTCGACCCTGGAGAAGGACAACACCGCCGGTCAGGACGAGGCGCTGCTGGACATCTACCGCAAGCTGCGTCCGGGCGAGCCGCCGACCAAGGAGTCCGCGCAGACCCTGCTGGAGAACCTGTTCTTCAAGGAGAAGCGCTACGACCTCGCCCGCGTGGGTCGCTACAAGATCAACAAGAAGCTCGGCATCCACCTCGGCGAGCAGGTCACCGGCTCGGTGCTGACCAAGGAAGACATCGTCTCCACGATCGAGTACCTGGTCCGGCTGCACGCGGGCGACCGCGTGATGACCGCCCCCGGCGGCGAAGAGGTCCCGGTCGAGATCGACGACATCGACCACTTCGGCAACCGTCGTCTGCGTACCGTCGGCGAGCTGATCCAGAACCAGATCCGGGTCGGCCTGTCCCGGATGGAGCGCGTGGTCCGCGAGCGGATGACCACCCAGGACGTCGAGGCGATCACGCCGCAGACCCTGATCAACATCCGCCCGGTCGTCGCCGCGATCAAGGAGTTCTTCGGCACCTCCCAGCTCTCGCAGTTCATGGACCAGAACAACCCGCTCTCGGGTCTGACCCACAAGCGCCGTCTCTCGGCGCTCGGCCCGGGTGGTCTGTCCCGTGAGCGCGCCGGCCTGGAAGTGCGCGACGTGCACACCTCGCACTACGGCCGCATGTGCCCGATCGAGACCCCGGAAGGCCCGAACATCGGCCTGATCGGTTCGCTGTCGGTGTACGCGCGGGTCAACCCGTTCGGCTTCATCGAGACGCCGTACCGCAAGGTGGTCGACGGCAAGGTCACCGACGAGGTCAAGTACCTCACCGCCGACGAGGAAGACCGGCACGTGCGCGCGCAGGCCAACTCGCCGGTCGACGCGGAAGGCCGCTTCATCGAGGACCGGGTGCTCTGCCGCCGCGGCAACGAGGAGAACGAGCTCGTTCCCGCGTCCGAGGTCGACTACATGGACGTCTCGCCGCGCCAGATGGTCTCGGTCGCGACCGCGATGATCCCGTTCCTCGAGCACGACGACGCCAACCGTGCCCTCATGGGTGCGAACATGCAGCGTCAGGCCGTGCCGCTGATCCGTTCCGAGGCCCCCGTGGTGGGCACCGGCATGGAACTGCGCGCCGCCGTCGACGCCGGTGATGTCGTGGTGAACGAGAAGAGCGGTGTGGTCGAGGAGGTTTCGGCCGACTATGTCACCGTGATGGCCGACGACGGCACCCGCAAGAGCTACCGGATGCGCAAGTTCGCCCGCTCCAACCAGGGCACCTGCGCGAACCAGCGGCCGATCGTGGACGAGGGTCAGCGGGTCGAGACCGGTCAGGTGCTCGCCGATGGTCCGTGCACCGAGAACGGTGAGATGGCGTTGGGCAAGAACTTGCTCGTCGCGATCATGCCGTGGGAGGGCCACAACTACGAGGACGCGATCATCCTGTCGCAGCGCCTGGTGGAAGAGGACGTGCTGACCTCGATCCATATCGAGGAGCACGAGATCGATGCCCGCGACACCAAGCTCGGCGCCGAGGAGATCACCCGCGATATCCCCAACGTCTCCGACGAGGTCCTGGCCGACCTCGACGAGCGTGGCATCGTGCGGATCGGTGCCGAGGTCCGTGACGGTGACATCCTGGTCGGCAAGGTCACCCCGAAGGGTGAGACCGAGCTGACCCCGGAAGAGCGGTTGCTGCGCGCGATCTTCGGTGAGAAGGCCCGCGAGGTGCGTGACACCTCGCTCAAGGTGCCCCACGGTGAGTCGGGCAAGGTCATCGGTATCCGGGTGTTCTCCCGCGAGGACGACGACGATCTGCCCCCCGGTGTCAACGAGCTGGTGCGGGTCTACGTCGCGCAGAAGCGCAAGATCCAAGACGGTGACAAGCTCGCGGGCCGCCACGGCAACAAGGGTGTCATCGGCAAGATCCTGCCCACCGAGGACATGCCGTTCCTGCCCGACGGCACCCCGGTCGACATCATCCTCAACACCCACGGTGTGCCGCGTCGTATGAACATCGGCCAGATCCTCGAAACCCACCTCGGGTGGATCGGCAAGGCCGGCTGGAACGTCGACGTCGCCGCGGACGGAACCCGTCCCGACTGGGCCAAGGCACTGCCGGAGGAGATGCTCGGCGCTCCGTCGAACTCCAACATCGCGACGCCGGTCTTCGACGGCGCCCGCGAGGAGGAGCTCACCGGTCTGCTGGCCTCGACCCTGCCCAACCGTGACGGTGAGCGCATGGTCGACGACAACGGCAAGGCGACGCTGCTCGACGGGCGTTCGGGTGAACCGTTCCCGTACCCGGTGGCGGTCGGCTACATGTACATCCTCAAGCTGCACCACCTGGTCGACGACAAGATCCACGCCCGCTCGACCGGCCCGTACTCGATGATCACCCAGCAGCCGCTCGGCGGTAAGGCCCAGTTCGGTGGCCAGCGCTTCGGTGAAATGGAGTGCTGGGCGATGCAGGCCTACGGCGCCGCCTACACGCTGCAGGAACTGCTCACCATCAAATCCGACGACGTGGTCGGCCGCGTGAAGGTCTACGAGGCGATCGTCAAGGGCGAGAACATTCCGGAACCAGGCATCCCGGAATCGTTCAAGGTGCTCCTCAAAGAACTCCAGTCCCTGTGCCTCAACGTCGAGGTGCTGTCATCCGACGGCGCCGCGATCGAGATGCGCGACGGCGACGACGAGGATCTCGAGCGCGCGGCCGCGAACCTGGGCATCAACCTGTCCAGGAACGAAGCCGCCACCGTAGACGATCTGGCGAACTAG
- a CDS encoding MCE family protein yields MNAIKQQLRGLGGPLTKLVIFVIVTLFATTVLALSIANYSGGGTAFKARFTDVTSLNKGDEVRIAGVRVGKVTGVSIVDKRLAEVEFELTDRDWLPASTIATIRYRNLVGQRYIALEQGAGEQGRKLNKGGTIGLENTRPALNLTTLFNGFRPLFRTLTADDVNKLSFEIIQVFQGEQGTIHDLVTTTASLTNKIADKDAVIGELVRNLTAVLDTVNKRDDQFDQLIVNTEALVSGLAAERDTIGRSVTSLGNLASATGDLLVPVRPTLQGSIAGLSQLTGTLNERKDEVDEALTNLPIKMEKLGRVGSYGSWFQFYLCGIDIVVGPGAVDAPQLNLPAGLPTINQPLYTNAAPRCSGKAR; encoded by the coding sequence ATGAACGCGATCAAGCAGCAGTTACGGGGCCTGGGCGGGCCGCTGACCAAGTTGGTCATCTTCGTCATCGTGACGTTGTTCGCGACGACGGTGCTCGCGCTGTCCATCGCGAACTACAGCGGCGGCGGCACCGCGTTCAAGGCCAGGTTCACCGACGTCACCTCGCTGAACAAGGGTGACGAGGTGCGCATCGCCGGTGTGCGGGTCGGCAAGGTCACCGGCGTCTCGATCGTGGACAAGCGCCTGGCCGAGGTGGAATTCGAACTCACCGACCGGGATTGGCTGCCCGCCTCGACCATCGCCACCATCCGGTACCGCAACCTGGTCGGCCAGCGCTACATCGCGCTCGAGCAGGGCGCGGGCGAGCAGGGGCGCAAGCTCAACAAGGGCGGCACCATCGGACTGGAGAACACCCGTCCGGCGCTCAACCTCACCACGCTGTTCAACGGCTTCCGTCCGCTGTTCCGGACGCTGACCGCCGACGACGTGAACAAGCTCTCGTTCGAGATCATCCAGGTGTTCCAGGGTGAGCAGGGCACCATCCACGATCTGGTGACCACCACGGCGAGCCTGACCAACAAGATCGCGGACAAGGACGCCGTGATCGGGGAGCTGGTGCGCAACCTGACCGCGGTGCTCGACACCGTGAACAAGCGCGACGATCAGTTCGATCAGCTCATCGTCAATACCGAGGCGCTGGTCAGCGGGCTGGCCGCGGAACGCGACACCATCGGCCGCTCGGTGACCTCGCTGGGCAACCTGGCCTCGGCCACCGGCGACCTGCTGGTTCCGGTGCGTCCGACGCTGCAGGGTTCGATCGCCGGCCTCAGCCAGCTCACCGGCACGCTCAACGAGCGCAAGGACGAGGTCGACGAGGCGCTGACGAATCTGCCGATCAAGATGGAAAAGCTCGGGCGCGTAGGCAGTTACGGCTCCTGGTTCCAGTTCTACCTGTGCGGCATCGACATCGTGGTCGGGCCGGGCGCGGTGGACGCGCCCCAGCTCAACCTGCCCGCCGGGTTGCCGACGATCAACCAGCCGCTGTACACCAACGCCGCGCCGCGCTGCTCCGGGAAGGCCCGCTGA
- a CDS encoding MCE family protein codes for MADRLTALRNSSRPTKVAIALVLVAVLIVVGVLWWLFDRMTTTKITAYFDRSVGIYEGSDVRILGVPVGSVDSVEPQGDQVKIVMSVERRFDVPADARAAQITPSIVSDRYIQLTPVYTGGPKMSRTATIARDRTVTPVEVDQLYKSITELSDALGPNGANKEGAVNDLVRTGAANLDGNGEALANSLTQLSKAAKYLSDARGDIFDTVKNLQTFVTMLAENDAQVRQFNVQLADLSTFLAGERDDLGAALNLLSVALGDIARFIDNNRELIASNAEGLTTLTETLAKQRDDLAAALPVLPVALSNLINIHNAESGTLDMRANFTDLQDPFGVMCKLVDVSKLRPGDPQFEALGRQMRPILEHCQEISDQITAGVKTPTLILPFGILSGDNQQRAPVPGTVPGAPSDRVPPSQGGAR; via the coding sequence ATGGCGGATCGGCTGACCGCACTGCGGAATTCGAGCAGGCCGACCAAGGTCGCGATCGCGCTCGTGCTGGTCGCGGTGCTGATCGTGGTCGGGGTGCTGTGGTGGCTGTTCGACCGGATGACCACCACCAAGATCACCGCGTACTTCGATCGCTCGGTGGGCATCTACGAGGGTTCGGACGTGCGCATCCTCGGCGTTCCGGTCGGCTCGGTGGATTCGGTCGAGCCGCAGGGCGACCAGGTCAAGATCGTGATGAGCGTCGAGCGCCGCTTCGACGTGCCCGCCGACGCGCGGGCCGCGCAGATCACGCCCTCGATCGTGTCCGATCGGTATATCCAGCTCACCCCCGTCTACACCGGTGGGCCGAAGATGTCGCGCACCGCGACCATTGCGCGCGATCGCACGGTCACCCCGGTCGAGGTCGATCAGCTGTACAAGAGCATTACCGAACTCTCGGATGCGTTGGGGCCCAACGGTGCCAACAAAGAGGGCGCGGTCAACGACCTGGTCCGCACCGGCGCGGCGAACCTCGACGGCAACGGCGAGGCGCTGGCCAACAGCCTCACCCAGCTGTCCAAGGCGGCCAAGTACCTCTCCGACGCGCGCGGCGACATCTTCGACACGGTCAAGAACCTGCAGACCTTCGTGACCATGCTGGCCGAGAACGACGCGCAGGTGCGCCAGTTCAATGTGCAACTCGCCGATCTGTCGACCTTCCTCGCCGGTGAGCGCGACGATCTCGGCGCCGCGCTGAACCTGCTGTCGGTCGCGCTGGGTGACATCGCCCGGTTCATCGACAACAACCGCGAGCTGATCGCCAGCAACGCCGAGGGTTTGACCACGCTCACCGAGACGCTGGCCAAGCAGCGCGACGATCTGGCCGCGGCGCTGCCCGTGCTGCCGGTGGCGCTGAGCAACCTGATCAACATCCACAACGCCGAGTCCGGCACCCTCGACATGCGCGCCAACTTCACCGACCTGCAGGATCCGTTCGGGGTGATGTGCAAGCTGGTCGACGTGTCCAAGCTGCGGCCGGGTGATCCGCAGTTCGAGGCGCTCGGCAGGCAGATGCGCCCGATCCTCGAGCACTGCCAGGAGATCTCCGACCAGATCACCGCCGGGGTGAAGACGCCGACGCTGATCCTGCCGTTCGGCATTCTCAGCGGGGACAACCAGCAGCGCGCCCCGGTACCGGGCACGGTGCCCGGCGCGCCGTCGGACCGGGTGCCGCCGTCCCAGGGAGGAGCGCGGTGA
- a CDS encoding MCE family protein, with product MTKLVRWQLLAFVVVAVVGVVFVGAKYIRLDHMLGFGQYGVKVQADQTGGIYKGAEVTYRGVPVGRVGTLELTGDGVLMHLIIDSDSPKIPASAKAVVANRSAIGEQYVDLQPDSDAGPYLHDNSVITSASTPVPVQQLVASVDTFTRSVDLAALNTTVRELGKAFNGKGDDLQVFVDSLNKFTTTFNETLPQTIQLIRDGRVALGTQAEQSDAIREFSDGLDKLTAQLRSSDPDIRRLIGTGKDAGQQIGALLQESGSALTQDLGNLRQLLLAISPKFFAIRPLLQMIPQLSIGGSATAPGDGTTHFGLVLETNNPPACTVGYEGTQRILEEMKAQNPDFDDTRDEFPFNKDAKCLVPQGNPTAVRGGERAGLADPNIVQPWDNVPKTDPERLDLSPIAVQMATLMGVTPKR from the coding sequence ATGACGAAATTGGTGCGCTGGCAGCTGCTCGCGTTCGTGGTCGTCGCGGTGGTCGGCGTGGTGTTCGTCGGTGCCAAGTACATCCGGCTCGATCACATGCTCGGCTTCGGTCAGTACGGCGTGAAAGTGCAGGCAGACCAGACCGGCGGCATCTACAAGGGCGCCGAGGTGACCTACCGCGGCGTGCCGGTCGGCCGGGTCGGGACCCTGGAGCTCACCGGCGACGGCGTGCTGATGCACCTGATCATCGATTCGGATTCACCGAAGATCCCCGCCTCGGCGAAGGCCGTGGTGGCCAACCGTTCGGCGATCGGTGAGCAATACGTCGACCTGCAGCCCGACAGCGACGCGGGACCGTACCTGCACGACAATTCGGTGATCACCTCGGCGAGCACGCCGGTGCCGGTGCAGCAGCTGGTCGCCAGCGTGGACACCTTCACCCGCTCGGTCGACCTGGCCGCGCTGAACACCACCGTGCGCGAGCTCGGCAAGGCGTTCAACGGCAAGGGCGACGACCTGCAGGTCTTCGTCGATTCGCTGAACAAGTTCACCACCACGTTCAACGAGACGCTGCCGCAGACGATTCAGCTGATCCGCGACGGCAGGGTCGCGCTCGGTACCCAGGCCGAGCAGTCCGACGCGATCCGTGAGTTCAGCGACGGCCTGGACAAGCTGACCGCGCAGCTGCGCTCCAGCGACCCGGATATCCGCAGGCTGATCGGTACCGGAAAGGACGCGGGCCAGCAGATCGGCGCGCTGTTGCAGGAGAGCGGCAGCGCGCTCACCCAGGACCTGGGCAACCTGCGCCAGCTGCTGCTGGCGATCTCACCCAAGTTCTTCGCGATCCGCCCGCTGCTGCAGATGATCCCGCAGCTCTCGATCGGCGGTTCGGCCACCGCGCCCGGCGACGGTACTACGCACTTCGGGCTCGTGCTGGAAACCAACAATCCGCCCGCCTGTACTGTCGGCTACGAGGGAACGCAGCGGATCCTCGAGGAGATGAAGGCGCAAAACCCCGACTTCGACGACACCCGCGACGAGTTCCCCTTCAACAAGGATGCGAAATGCCTTGTTCCGCAGGGCAATCCGACCGCCGTGCGCGGTGGTGAGCGGGCCGGGCTCGCCGATCCGAACATCGTGCAGCCCTGGGACAACGTCCCCAAGACCGATCCGGAACGGCTCGACCTGAGCCCGATCGCCGTGCAGATGGCAACCCTGATGGGCGTTACGCCGAAGCGGTGA
- a CDS encoding MCE family protein, which produces MARGLGAVVAVGLTAVLVTSCASDGIYSVPLPGGADVGEHPMRIDIQFDDVLDLVPQSAVKVEGVPVGRVEDITIGKDQWTATVRTVVNAAVDLPDNAHAEVRQSNLLGEKFIELSKPADPAAAKLRDGSVITVDRTRHATEIEQVLGAMSLLLNGGGVAQLQPIVTELNKTLGGREERVRSLLDQANTLIKGLDDQVDDITRALDGLDVLSSRVSQQTEQIGKVLDELPEGVKILEQQRPQLIGLLTQLDRVGQAGFDVLNHSKDDLIRDLTSLRPTLQELGKAAPDLVTAFPLIPTYPFPDSTLESTFGGSVNTWLSVDQQIGVTLSNLGVGKPNPEYIPPAFGPPVPVNPTNPYYNGNGPRSGWPTISILPLPPNMAQPPAPGVPPNPVGAILEQLGVGGPR; this is translated from the coding sequence GTGGCAAGGGGATTGGGCGCCGTGGTGGCCGTCGGGCTGACCGCTGTGCTGGTCACCTCGTGCGCGTCCGACGGCATCTACAGCGTCCCACTGCCCGGCGGCGCCGATGTCGGCGAGCATCCGATGCGCATCGACATCCAGTTCGACGACGTGCTCGACCTGGTGCCGCAGTCCGCGGTCAAGGTGGAGGGTGTGCCGGTCGGGCGGGTCGAGGACATCACCATCGGCAAGGACCAGTGGACCGCGACGGTGCGCACCGTGGTGAACGCCGCGGTGGATCTGCCGGACAACGCGCACGCCGAAGTGCGGCAGTCGAACCTTTTGGGCGAGAAGTTCATCGAGCTGTCCAAGCCCGCCGATCCGGCCGCCGCGAAGCTGCGCGACGGATCGGTGATCACGGTCGACCGCACCAGGCACGCCACCGAGATCGAGCAGGTGCTCGGCGCGATGTCGTTGCTGCTCAACGGTGGTGGCGTCGCTCAGCTGCAGCCGATCGTCACCGAATTGAACAAGACCCTCGGCGGTCGCGAGGAGCGGGTGCGTTCGCTGCTCGACCAGGCGAACACCCTGATCAAGGGACTCGACGATCAGGTCGACGACATCACGCGGGCGCTCGACGGTCTCGATGTGCTGAGCAGCCGGGTCAGTCAGCAGACCGAGCAGATCGGCAAGGTGCTCGACGAACTGCCCGAGGGCGTGAAGATTCTCGAGCAGCAGCGCCCGCAGCTCATCGGCCTGCTGACCCAGCTGGATCGGGTGGGGCAGGCCGGCTTCGACGTGCTCAACCACTCGAAGGACGACCTGATCCGCGACCTGACCTCGCTGCGCCCGACGCTGCAGGAGCTCGGTAAGGCCGCACCGGACCTGGTCACCGCGTTCCCGCTGATCCCGACCTATCCGTTCCCGGACTCCACGCTGGAATCCACCTTCGGCGGCTCGGTCAACACCTGGCTGTCGGTGGATCAGCAGATCGGCGTCACGCTCAGCAATCTTGGTGTGGGCAAACCGAATCCGGAGTACATCCCGCCTGCCTTCGGCCCGCCGGTGCCGGTGAACCCGACCAACCCGTACTACAACGGGAACGGCCCGCGTTCGGGCTGGCCGACGATCTCGATCCTGCCGCTGCCGCCGAACATGGCCCAGCCGCCCGCACCGGGCGTGCCGCCGAACCCGGTAGGAGCGATTCTGGAGCAACTCGGAGTGGGTGGTCCGCGATGA